The genomic DNA TGATGGTAATCATCCTCTACTCCTAATAAAGGGAATCTGGGATTGGGGAAATGGAGATTCAGAAATTGAGCGTGGCATTCCATTTGTTGCTGCTCATGCTTTTCCATCTTTCCCCTTCTCCGCATCTCTGCGTTCCTCCATCACCCCGATGCTTGTGCTCCTTTCAACAGCCGTAATTCTGTCTCCAGGCTTTCAAGACGCGCTTGAAGTTGCTGATTGGCTTCTAAAAGCTGGCGCGATTGTCCACTGAGGTAGGGATCACCTTCCCACCAGTTGATGCCAATTTCTTTCGCCTTATCAACTGATGAGATCAGCAGGCGAATTCGGATACTGAGTAGCTCAGTCGAACCGACTGAAACTGAAATGTCACCCGCAATCACAATGCCTTTGTCCAAGACTCGCTCCAGCACATCTGCTAAGGTTGAACCTTGAGTGGCGGTCTGGATTGAGCGACTTGCGGGGGTAACAGGTCGATGGTCAGCAGCGAGTGTCATGACAGGTCATCCTCCTGGGGCATTTCACATGCCTCTAGTAACGAAATCAGCGACTCTTGAGCAACAGTTAACGAATTTCCCTGAGCAGGCATCATTGCCTCTACTTCAGTTATCGTCTCAGATTCAGTCATTACTGGCTTTACTAAGCTTGCCACAGCAGTAAGACGATCGCTCTCATGACAAATTAGCTCACTAAATTCTGCCTCAGTTTCTAGATCAAGCTCTTCCAACGGCTCGATCGCCCTCACAGGTTCCACTTCCGCAGATTGTACTTTAGGAATAATGCGGGGTTGGGGTGCAAAACTAGCGACTTCTTGCTGAATGGCTTGAGTTGCAATCATCTCATTGAAGATCTCCCATAAAACACGGGTTGCTTCTTCAAACGGCATTCCAGCCCGAGCGAGCATTACATCCTGACAAATATCGCGGAAATCTGGATTTTCCGGCATCACCAGAATATCGTGCTCCTGGCAAACCTTGGAGAGCATCAAGCAAGACCGCAGACCCGATGTTTTATCTGCACCTGTTTTCTGCCGGAAGATTTTGACGAGGCGAACAATGAGCAGGGCACTTTCACGATCCAGCCCTGTTTTTTGAACTGCAATCTCCTGCTGCGTTAGCTCATCCGGTTCTGGCATATTCATGGTGACCAGGCGATCGAGCAATGCATCCTGGG from Trichocoleus sp. includes the following:
- a CDS encoding gas vesicle protein, which translates into the protein MTLAADHRPVTPASRSIQTATQGSTLADVLERVLDKGIVIAGDISVSVGSTELLSIRIRLLISSVDKAKEIGINWWEGDPYLSGQSRQLLEANQQLQARLESLETELRLLKGAQASG
- the gvpN gene encoding gas vesicle protein GvpN gives rise to the protein MTTVLKASPRRFVSTPSVERVAMRALRYLQSGFSVHLRGPAGTGKTTLALHLADLLARPIMLLFGDDEFKTSDLIGNQSGYTRKKVVDNYIHSVVKVEDELRQNWVDSRLTLACREGFTLVYDEFNRSRPEVNNVLLSALEEKLLVLPPSNNRSEYIRVNPHFRAIFTSNPEEYCGVHATQDALLDRLVTMNMPEPDELTQQEIAVQKTGLDRESALLIVRLVKIFRQKTGADKTSGLRSCLMLSKVCQEHDILVMPENPDFRDICQDVMLARAGMPFEEATRVLWEIFNEMIATQAIQQEVASFAPQPRIIPKVQSAEVEPVRAIEPLEELDLETEAEFSELICHESDRLTAVASLVKPVMTESETITEVEAMMPAQGNSLTVAQESLISLLEACEMPQEDDLS